A genomic region of Metopolophium dirhodum isolate CAU chromosome 1, ASM1992520v1, whole genome shotgun sequence contains the following coding sequences:
- the LOC132934046 gene encoding E3 ubiquitin-protein ligase sina-like, producing MTSLVVTATTSVEVAESSTASTTETVVAATASTAEVIAVPPSFVSAASILPLEPETTEIVAISQQIRRALECPVCLTMMSVMSCFCPNGHAICQSCMQTLLNTSITNTLCPLCRTSMAQSASMSAMVIKLAEAIPLVKVACSNWSFGCPDLVPVQHVNEHESVCRYVPDVPCLVHVCQWVGMYEQLYEHGFNVHPGVTVESSTNLLNVTDLQTITRNQRRTYLVRSAYGMMWVLVSRQTQSRIQTGLFIVKSPQDSQHSISNLDQYRANPRQPELLYRVTWFDGNGRTRTKSRTKQVFWSTALKEGCHTAGFPNAYSMFRSRSGRMEISWFRRYDSNSQFRNHPSST from the exons ATGACATCTCTGGTAGTGACGGCGACAACTTCAGTGGAGGTGGCAGAGTCGTCGACTGCGAGTACGACGGAGACGGTGGTGGCAGCGACGGCATCAACGGCTGAGGTAATTGCGGTGCCACCGTCGTTTGTGTCGGCGGCTTCCATTTTGCCACTGGAGCCTGAGACCACCGAGATCGTGGCCATCTCCCAGCAGATCCGTCGTGCTCTGGAATGTCCAGTATGTCTGACCATGATGTCTGTCATGTCGTGCTTCTGCCCCAATGGGCACGCAATCTGCCAGTCGTGCATGCAGACGCTGTTGAACACCAGCATTACCAATACCCTGTGCCCGCTGTGCCGGACGTCGATGGCGCAGTCTGCGAGCATGTCGGCCATGGTCATTAAACTAGCTGAGGCGATCCCGTTGGTGAAAGTGGCGTGCTCAAACTGGTCTTTTGGGTGCCCCGATCTGGTTCCCGTTCAACACGTTAACGAACACGAGTCTGTTTGTCGGTACGTGCCAGATGTACCATGTCTGGTACATGTGTGTCAGTGGGTCGGCATGTACGAACAGTTATACGAACACGGGTTCAACGTGCACCCCGGTGTCACCGTTGAGTCTTCg ACAAACCTGCTGAACGTGACCGACCTCCAAACAATTACAAGGAACCAGCGCCGGACGTACCTGGTCCGTTCGGCGTATGGCATGATGTGGGTGCTGGTGTCACGGCAGACGCAGTCGCGGATACAGACAGGACTGTTCATAGTGAAGAGCCCACAGGACAGCCAACACTCGATATCGAACCTCGACCAATATCGAGCTAACCCACGACAACCGGAATTATTGTACCGGGTCACGTGGTTCGACGGCAACGGCCGTACCCGGACCAAGAGCAGGACGAAGCAGGTCTTCTGGAGTACAGCCCTGAAGGAGGGCTGCCACACCGCGGGATTTCCCAACGCATACTCCATGTTCCGGTCCAGGTCCGGTCGCATGGAGATCAGTTGGTTCCGTCGGTACGATAGCAACAGCCAGTTCCGAAACCATCCCTCCTCGACTTAA
- the LOC132933165 gene encoding LOW QUALITY PROTEIN: uncharacterized protein LOC132933165 (The sequence of the model RefSeq protein was modified relative to this genomic sequence to represent the inferred CDS: substituted 4 bases at 4 genomic stop codons) → MWRQIQNVGQVENYINNANFALHIRMLAVLAHVPPDNVINAYEEILETQFYVENEDLLMPFLDYFEDTWVGKITGRRKTRRQPRHPIDIWNCHYSAKNGLPTTNNAVEGWHRGFTSVIGSYYFINNXYLXXXNTYSLRASHPNIWKFIDGIKKVQNIEELKREQYIAEEQPQKKKSTRTVIKEFMH, encoded by the coding sequence ATGTGGCGACAAATTCAAAATGTTGGTCAAgtcgaaaattatattaataatgctaACTTTGCTCTTCATATTCGTATGTTAGCTGTTTTGGCCCATGTTCCACCAGATAACGTTATTAATGCATACGAAGAAATTTtagaaacacaattttatgttgAAAATGAAGACCTGTTAATGCCATTCTTGGATTATTTCGAGGATACCTGGGTAGGAAAAATAACAGGAAGACGAAAAACTCGACGACAACCAAGACATCCTATTGATATTTGGAATTGTCATTATTCAGCCAAAAATGGTCTTCCAACAACAAACAACGCTGTTGAAGGGTGGCACAGAGGATTTACATCTGTTATtggttcatattattttattaataattaatatctttaGTAATAGAATACATATTCTTTAAGAGCAAGCCACCCTAATATATGGAAATTCATTGATGGAATTAAGAAAGTTCAAAATATAGAAGAATTGAAACGAGAGCAGTATATTGCTGAAGAACaaccacagaaaaaaaaaagtacaaggACTGTAATAAAAGAATTCATGCAttag